A part of Plasmodium sp. gorilla clade G2 genome assembly, chromosome: 8 genomic DNA contains:
- a CDS encoding eukaryotic translation initiation factor, putative, which produces MIQTEKKWADIDVDDDESINDNEIKKKWEDIDADDDLEANKKLSYFTNYENGIKVVTKYSENLKKQTVKVTKKIQEVVIKKKLNKEINNRLNLKNFNIDIHSSVTVEPTDVVNIEVPKNNPLDFLKDTEYDYLFAEQTNKTAKDLKNRFKILKDEETEDVKAEDPSKAAGRREGLYYRPHDTQNKECTVRVTNLSEDVNENELSNLFGKVGNIVRMFLAKHKETQNSKGFAFITYSKREEAKRAIEKLNRHGFENLLLSVEWAKPSNR; this is translated from the exons ATGATACAAACAG aGAAAAAATGGGCAGATATTGATGTAGATGATGATGAATCcataaatgataatgaaatta aaaaaaaatgggAAGATATAGATGCGGATGATGATTTAGAAGcgaataaaaaattatcttATTTTACAAACTATGAGAACGGAATAAAAGTTGTTACAAAATATTcagaaaatttaaaaaaacagaCTGTTAAa GTTACCAAAAAAATTCAAGAAGttgtaattaaaaaaaaattaaacaaagaaataaataatagacTTAAcctaaaaaattttaacatTGATAta cATAGCTCAGTTACTGTTGAACCAACAGATGTAGTTAATATTGAAGTTCCTAAAAACAATCCATtagattttttaaaagatacaGAATACGATTATTTATTTGCAgaacaaacaaataaaacaGCCAAAGATCTTAAAAATAGATTTAAGATATTGAAAGATGAAGAAACAGAG gaTGTTAAGGCTGAAGATCCAAGCAAAGCAGCTGGAAGGAGAGAAGGATTATACTACCGCCCAcat gatACTCAAAATAAAGAATGCACTGTTCGTGTAACGAACTTGAGTGAAGACGttaat GAAAATGAGTTATCTAACTTATTCGGAAAAGTGGGAAACATCGTTCGTATGTTCTTGGCCAAGCataa gGAAACTCAAAATTCAAAAGGTTTTGCTTTTATTACTTACTCCAAGAGGGAAGAAGCAAAAAGGGCCATAGAAAAATTGAATCGTCACGGATTTGAAAATTTACTCTTAAgc gTGGAATGGGCCAAGCCATCAAACAGATAA
- a CDS encoding ubiquitin has translation MINKVNISKCIIFFYVFFLINICKGIRLHNNKKQPINKRHIFSSITNNVSIKQNKHISNNKVKENKCNIMINYYDKSNIFCKNFLLNMEEKDSIKNIKKKIEDIYGIPLTLQEILYDNKKLENNMTIQNIIKDKQIKILNLRLITILPHLFLQKDDDINTNKKNDLFSSSLNNNEYIKSNKRITYLKNKLTYYGYLTLLNEYKKLSQILENKKYILKNDDILESYKAFDKEFEKTLKNNNINLEKIKKEINQIKHIDKKKLLLRLEVDYPLMSNNLSERIKQLFQYYYMGDITTVIKFSIFFYILYKYANYPNNIKKFFLYLSILFLIFPLKPFYKLSHFLFFFLPNDILFSGFTNILSASYQQILMCQ, from the exons ATGATAAATAAAGTAAATATTTCtaaatgtataatttttttttatgttttttttttgataaatatttgtAAGGGCATTAgattacataataataagaagcaaccaataaataaaagacaTATATTCAGTTCAATAACAAATAATGTAtctataaaacaaaataaacatatatctAACAATAaagtaaaagaaaataaatgtaatataatgataaattattatgataagtcaaatatattttgtaagaattttcttttaaatatggAAGAAAAGGAtagtattaaaaatataaagaagaagatAGAAGATATTTATGGTATACCATTAACATTacaagaaatattatatgataataaaaaattagaaaataatatgacaatacaaaatataattaaggataaacaaataaaaattctaAATTTACGATTAATAACTATATTACCAcatttatttcttcaaaaagatgatgatataaatacaaacaaAAAGAATGATTTATTCTCATCatctttaaataataatgaatatataaaaagtaataagcgtataacatatttaaaaaataaattaacttATTATGGTTATTTAacattattaaatgaatacaaaaaattgtctcaaatattagaaaataaaaaatatattttaaaaaatgatgatatccTTGAATCATATAAAGCTTTCGATAAAGAATTTGAAAAgacattaaaaaataataatattaatttagaaaaaattaaaaaagaaattaatcaaataaaacatatagataaaaaaaaattattattaagattAGAAGTAGATTATCCTTTAATGAGTAATAATTTATCAGAACGTATCAAACAAttatttcaatattattatatgggtGATATTACAACTGtaataaaattttcaatctttttttatattctatataaatatgcaaACTatccaaataatataaaaaaattctttttatatttatctattttGTTTCTAATATTTCCATTAAAacctttttataaattatctcactttctatttttttttcttcccaATGATATCCTTTTTTCag gatttacaaatattttgTCTGCGTCCTATCAACAAATTTTGATGTGTCAATAA